A region from the Acomys russatus chromosome 22, mAcoRus1.1, whole genome shotgun sequence genome encodes:
- the Gal3st1 gene encoding galactosylceramide sulfotransferase — MTLLPKKPWEFKAKGLVLGALFTSFLLLFYSYVVPPLHPNMPVTTSEAAEPCSPAPSEPVAATPANGSTGRCQPRLDIVFVKTHKTASSTLLNILFRFGQKHGLKFAFPNGRNDFRYPSFFARSQVQDYRPGACFNIICNHMRFHYDEVRGLVRPGAAFITVLRDPARLFESSFHYFGSVVPLTWKLSSRDKLAEFLQDPDRYYDPRGYNAHYLRNLLFFDLGYDSSMDPGNPRVQEHILEVEHRFHLVLLQEYFDESLVLLRELLCWDLEDVLYFKLNARRDPLVPRLSGELYRRATAWNLLDARLYRHFNASFWQKVEAFGRERMAREVAKLRQANEHMRHICIDGGQAVDAEAIQDSAMQPWQPLGIKSILGYNLKKSIEPQHAQLCRRMLTPEIQYLSDLGANLWITKLWKFLRDFLRW; from the exons ATGACTCTGCTGCCGAAGAAGccctgggagttcaaggccaagggGCTGGTGCTGGGAGCACTCTTTACAAGTTTCCTGTTGCTGTTCTACTCCTATGTGGTCCCTCCACTCCATCCCAACATGCCCGTCAC GACCTCAGAGGCTGCCGAGccctgctcccctgcccccagtGAGCCAGTGGCGGCCACTCCAGCCAATGGCTCTACTGGAAGGTGTCAACCTCGGCTAGATATCGTGTTTGTGAAGACGCACAAGACCGCCAGCAGCACGCTGCTCAACATCCTCTTCCGCTTCGGCCAGAAGCACGGGCTCAAGTTCGCCTTCCCCAATGGCCGCAACGACTTCCGTTACCCGTCCTTTTTCGCGCGCAGCCAAGTGCAAGACTATCGGCCCGGGGCGTGTTTCAACATCATCTGTAACCATATGCGCTTTCACTACGACGAGGTGCGCGGGCTGGTGCGGCCTGGCGCCGCCTTCATCACTGTCCTCCGGGACCCCGCGCGGCTCTTCGAGTCCTCCTTCCACTATTTTGGGTCGGTGGTGCCGCTGACCTGGAAGCTGTCCAGCCGCGACAAGCTGGCTGAGTTCCTGCAGGACCCGGATCGCTACTACGACCCGAGAGGCTACAATGCGCATTATCTCCGCAACTTGCTCTTCTTTGACCTGGGTTATGACAGCAGCATGGACCCGGGCAACCCGCGCGTGCAGGAGCACATCCTGGAGGTGGAGCACCGCTTCCACCTGGTGCTGCTACAGGAGTACTTCGACGAATCCCTGGTGCTGCTCCGGGAGCTGCTGTGCTGGGACCTGGAGGACGTGTTGTACTTCAAGCTCAACGCGCGGCGTGACCCGTTGGTGCCTCGGCTCTCGGGCGAGCTGTACCGCCGTGCTACTGCCTGGAACCTGCTGGATGCACGCCTCTACCGCCACTTCAACGCCAGCTTCTGGCAAAAGGTGGAGGCCTTCGGGCGAGAGCGCATGGCGCGCGAGGTGGCCAAGCTGCGCCAAGCTAACGAGCACATGCGTCACATATGCATAGATGGTGGCCAAGCAGTGGATGCCGAGGCCATCCAGGACTCGGCCATGCAGCCCTGGCAGCCCCTGGGCATCAAATCCATCCTGGGTTACAACCTCAAGAAGAGCATCGAGCCGCAACACGCGCAACTCTGCCGGCGCATGCTCACTCCTGAGATCCAGTACCTGTCTGACCTCGGCGCCAATCTCTGGATCACCAAGCTCTGGAAGTTCCTTAGGGACTTTCTAAGGTGGTGA